DNA from Candidatus Paceibacterota bacterium:
GGCGGAGTGGCTTATGTGGCCCCGCCGCCCCGCCCTGGCGCGACGCTCTGGAGCATCGCCGCCGGGCCGTTGGTGAATGTGGTGCTGGCCCCGGTTTTAGGAGCTGCGTGGTTGCTGAGCCATGCCGCGGGCTGGGGAGCCACGATGCCCAATGCCTACTCTTTCATCCAGACGATCTTCATCATAAACAGCGTGCTGCTTGTCTTTAACCTGCTGCCGGTCTATCCGCTGGATGGCGGCCAGATTCTGCAATCCCTGCTCTGGTTTGTATTCGGGCGCGCCCGCAGCCTGATGATCACGACTGTGGTTGGCTTTGTGGGAGTCGCGGGAATGATAGGGCTGGCGATCCTGGCGCGGAATCTGTGGTTTGGCCTCCTGTGCGTGTTCATCCTGCTCAATTGCTGGCAGGGACTCATGCAGGCGCGCGCGCTGGCCAAGGTGGCGAAGCTGCCGCGCCGCGCCGGGTTTGCCTGCCCGTCCTGCAAGCAGGCACCCATCGTCGGGCCGCTTTGGCGCTGCGACAAATGCCTGCAGCCGTTCGACACGTTCGAGACCCGCGCCGCGTGTCCTCATTGCGGCGCC
Protein-coding regions in this window:
- a CDS encoding site-2 protease family protein, translated to MFRFAGVDLFLHWSWFLVAVYGIQSRSGRYNSLIWPVLEYLALFAIVLLHEFGHALACRQVGGQANQIVLWPLGGVAYVAPPPRPGATLWSIAAGPLVNVVLAPVLGAAWLLSHAAGWGATMPNAYSFIQTIFIINSVLLVFNLLPVYPLDGGQILQSLLWFVFGRARSLMITTVVGFVGVAGMIGLAILARNLWFGLLCVFILLNCWQGLMQARALAKVAKLPRRAGFACPSCKQAPIVGPLWRCDKCLQPFDTFETRAACPHCGAQHAVTRCPECGVVGAFGEWVAASPAPIPPRLWA